The sequence below is a genomic window from Streptomyces sp. B21-105.
TGAGGCGAAGAAGGCCGCCGAGAAGGCGGCGCGTAACGCCCCCCGTAACGGCGTTACGGATGAGGCCGAAAAGCACGACGACGACACGACGACGACAGCAACACGACACGACGACGACACGACGACGACAGCAACATGGTTCGAAGAAGACGAAAAACCGCAGGTAGAAGCGATTCGTAACGGCGTTAGTAACGCTGCCCCGTCCCCTTCCCCTACCCCGTCCCATTCGGTACTTCCTTCGGAAGTACCTCCTCCCCCTTCCCCCTCCACTCAGCCTGCGGGCCGGAACGAGGTCGAGGTCTCGGGAAGAGGAGAAGTCCAACCCCTCATGGCCGCCATGGCAGCCCGCGGCATGAACGTCTCCTGGACCTTCCACTCCACCGAGTGGATCGACCTCCGCGACGCCGTCCGCCGCGTCGGAGTCCCCACCCTCGTCGAACACGCCGCCCGCGTCTGGCAGGCCGCGAAGACGACCCCGTACTCCGCCCGCTACTTCCTCCCCGGCTGGACCGGCCTCCAGGAAGCCCCCGCCTACACCGGCCCCCGCGCCATCGCAGGCCCCCCCAGCAAGACGCAGGAGTACCTCGAAGACATGGCCGCCATCGCCGAAGAACTCCGCCAGCAGAAGAAGGGCACCGCCTGATGGACGCCGAAGAAGTCCCCCAGCTCATCGCCCAGATCGCCCTCGCCGACAGCCGCGTCCGTCGCGAAGACAAGATGGAACGCCGCGCGCAGATCGTCATGTGGGCCGGGATCCTCGCCGACACCCCCTACGACTTCGCCCTCCAAGCCGTCCACGAGCACTACTCCCAAAGCCAGTGGCCCATCGCCCCCGGCGACATCGCCAGCCGCTGGCAGAACGTCGTCCGCGACCGCGTCAACCGCGACAACGGCACCTTCGAACCCAACGACCACCCGGGCCTCGACCCCGACGACGTCATCGGCTACCTCGCCGCGCTCCGCGGCCAGCGTCAAGCCGTCGCCCAAGGCGTCCGCCCGCCGAACACCGTCAAGGCCATCACCGCCGGCGCCGCAGCCGACGAAGTCACCGCACGGCTGAGGACCCTCGGCACCTACGTGCCCCGCCAAGTCGACGACGCCCTCGACGCCTACCGCCCTCTCAAGGAAGCACGCCGAGCCGCCCTCATCGCCGGCCAGCCCGACGCCTTCTCCGTCGAATGCGACTGGTGCCAAGCCCCCGTCGGCGAACCCTGCCGCTCACGCCGCGTCGACCCCAAGGGCGGAGCCACCAGCAACCGCCGCCGCTCCACCCCACACCCCTCCCGCGTCGACGACGCCACCACCGCCGCGCGCGAGCAGCAGGAGCAGGAGGCCAGCCGGTGAACGACCAGCCCGTCCACCGCGACGACATCACCGCCATGCACAAACAGGGCGACCTCAAGTCCTACATGCGCAGCCTCATCCACCCCACCAAAAACCCCGCCACCCCCAGCAAACGGAAACGCAAGCCCAGCTGGGGCGCCATCCCCATCCCCACCGACCACAAACCCGGCACCTGGCCATCCGGCACCCAACCACCCGGCCCCGCCCTCGAACGCCACCTCCCACCCGAAGCCTGGGCCGACGCCATCCGCCGCTACCGCACCGAACCACCCACCACCGACGAGGAGACCAAGTGACCACCACCCAGCCCCTCGAAGCCCCCTGCGACCGCTGCCGCCAGACCCGCCCCCTCTTCACCCGCAAGCCCGACCACGACTGCATCGACACCCTCGGCCGCGTCGACCTCATCGAAGCCGCCCGCCTCATCGCCGAAATCGAAAACCAGGGCGACATCTGGTGCACCCGCCGCATCGAAGGCCTCCCACCCCGCCAGCTCTGCATCCGCTGCTTCGAAGTCGACGCCGCCGACGAAGCCGCCCACATCGAGGTGCACCAGCTGTGAAGATCCGCGCCGACATCGCCGCCCTCATCCGCGCCGGCCACACCAACGCGTCCATCGCCCACCGCCTGGGCTGCGACCCCTCCACCGTCGCCGAAGCCCGCCGCGCCCTCCGCTACCCACCCGCCGGCGCCCTCGAACGCCTCTACGCCGAAGCCGTCCCCACCGGCCGCGTCCACGCCTACAGGCCCGAACGCATGCCCACCAGCCCAGACCAAGCCGCCGCCAACCGGGCCCGCCTCCTCGCCGCACTCCGCACCCCCGCCTGACCCGCCCATGCCGCCACCCCACCAACCCGCAACAACCACCCCGAAAGGACCAACCGTGACCCGCTGGTACGTCGGACAGCACACAAAGCGCGGCGGAATCCACCCGCCCCGCACCTCCATCAACCGCATCGGCGAACACTCCTCCGCCATGCGCCGCCAGGAACAGCGCATCGACGACAAGCGGATCCTCGCCGACTACGTCCAGCTGAAGCCCGGCGTCCTCGTCGTCTGGGACCGCCAGCCCCACCGCGTCATCGAGCTCGCCGAACGCCCCCTCGACCTGTGGGGCGAGAAGCACGAAATGCGATACGCCACCGCCCTCGAGCAGTGGGAGCGCGGCGGGAAGCGCGGAGACCGGCCCGAAAAGGCCACCTGGGGCGGCCGCCCCTACGTGTTCATCCTCCAGCCCGACGGCAAGCCCCACGAAAAGCCGCTCCACCTCATCGGCCCGGCGAACCACTCGTGGGACGTCCTGCCCGAGCACTACGCGATCTGCTCCGCCTGCGGGGAACTCCCACCCTGCCGCCACGAGATCGCCGAACGGGAAGCCGACCGGCAGGCCGCCCGCGCCGACGTCGTCATGGACATCCCGCCCGGCCACTGCCTCGGCTGCGGCGAGTACGTCACCCCGCGCCAGCAGGCCGCCCGCTTCCCCGGCCCGAACCTGTGGCGGCCCGACCTTCCCGAGCACTCCGCGGTCTTCCACGCCCGGCAGGAGTGCTCCGGCGAAGTCGACCGCTACCGCCGTCAGTGGGAAGCCCGCGGCAACAGCAACCAGCAGCCCAGCCTTTTCGCCGACGACGGCCCCACCCCCGCCCGCTGATCATCACCGCGCAAGGAGCACCACATGACCAACCACACGACCGCCGTACCCGAACCCACCGTCCAACCCACCCGCTACCAGATCTCCCTCCTCCCCGGCGAGGACATCAACCAGCACCTGTACATGATCGAAGTCGAGTACCGCGGCGCGGGCCGGTGGGCGGTCGTCCATCACGGGCACTGCCTCGGCACCGACGGCGTCTGGGACTTCGGCGTCAAGGAGTACGACCGCGGCGACGACTGGCTCGACGCGCACCGCTTCGACCTCGACACGGCGCTCGCGCTGGCGAAGGAGCACGCGTCGGCCGTGACCGTGAACGGGATCACCGCGGCTGAGGCGTACCGGCGTACCGCCGTTTCTGCCGTGTCTGGTGCGGCCGACAGCAGGCAGACATGACCGCGTACCCGCTCGGCTTCGAGATCTCCTGCGACGGGCCCGACGAAAACACCGACTGCCACGAAAGCGCCGCGATCCCCATCCGCTTCGGATCGATGACGGCTCGACAGGTGCGTGCCGACGGCCGGGATGACGGCTGGATCCGACGGCGCCGCGCCGGCCGCCTGGCTGACCTCTGCCCCGACTGCGCCGCCGTCCCGACTCCCTGACCCGTACCCGGCGGCTCGCAGTCGAGTTGCGAGCCGCCGGCCCCCCGATCCCACCACAGGAGGACCCGATGCCCAACACCCCCGACCCGCAGGCCGCCGAGGAGCGCCGCGAGCGGTACGCCACGGCGATCAGCAAGTGGCACCGCGACCCGGAGCGGCCGCTGTACGCGCAGGGCGCCGACGCCGTCATCGCCGTCGCGGACGCCGAGCAGGCCGAACTCCGGGAGCGCCTGGCCGACTACGAGAACCGGATCACCTGGGAGACCACGTGCGGATCGTGCGCCCGGATCCTGGACTCCAGCATCCGTGAGACCGAGCAGACCGAGGCGCACCGGCTGGCCCTGTCCGAGGCGCTCGGGCTCGGCACCGGCGCACCGTGGGACGCGATCCGCGAGCAGGCCGCCGTCGTCCCGTCTGCCGCCGAGACCACCAACCGGGCCACGTCCGATGCGGTACGTGAGCAGTTGTTGGCCGCGCTCGACTTCGCCTACTGCCAGGGCCTCGGCTACGACACCCCGGAGGCGCTGCTGGCCGCCTACGACGCGACGCAGCCTGTCCCGCCGCCCGCCGACCGGGCCACGCTGCGGGACCGGATCGCCGACACCGTGATGCCGTTCCTGCTGAACTTCTCCGACGAGGAATCCGCAAGGATCAACGCCGCCGAGGTCGCCACCGCGCTGCTGGCCGACGTGCCCGCTCCAGCGCCCGTGTGTATCTGCGGGCACTCGAAGCAGCAGCACTTCGAGGACGCCTGCATCACCGAGATCACCGGCTGCAACTGCGGCGACTACCTGGAGCCTCAGGACGCGGCCGAGGTGATCGACCGGTGGAGGCAGGCGGCCCTTCAGGCCCGCGCCGCCGACCGGGCCGCGCTGCTGGACGAGGTGGCCACCGCGCTGATCGGCCGTCACTGCTCGCCCGAGAGCGTCGCCATCGTTCGCCGCCTCGTCAACGAACGCCTGTGTACCGCCTGCCAGGCCTACGGGCAGACCGTGGAAGACAAGCCCGACGGCGGCATCGTCCGGCGCTGCAAGGACTGCAGCGGCGAGGGCCTGCGCCGCGTGGCCGCCGAGGAACAGCCCACCGAGACGCAGGACTCGCTGCCCGCCTGGCTGTACCAGCGGTTCATGCCAGACGGCGAGGGCTGGGAGAACCTCGACGCCGACGACCGCTCGTACTGGGAGCACCACGCCCGTGCCGTGCGCCGGGCCGTAGCGCGCGACGGATTCAAGGCCGAGCAGCCCGCCGCCGTCGAGCAGCCCGACACCCAGACACGGGAGGCGCGGGTCGGCCGGTGCAGCGCCGTGATGCTGCGCGTGCACCACGCCCCGCACGGCTGGGAACCGCAGCCCGGCATGGAACCCGTCCACTGCCCCGGCTACCCGCAGCCCGGCAAGGAGAGCTGAGACGTGGCCCGCGCCTGGAAGACGCCCTGCGCCAACCGCTGGTACACCGCCCACTTCGGAATCCTCGTCGACCCATGGCGGCTCGACGAATGTTCGGAGTGCGAGTTCTGCGGCAGCTGCGTCGCCCACATCTGCTACCGCGACGACGCCTCCACGCTGCTGCACCTGGACTGGTTCAAGGACTTCGCCAACCCCGGCGAACCCGAATGCGGATCTGCCGGCGGCCCGAAGCACCTGCCCGAGTACGCGCCCCGCCCGTGCAACCTCCCGGCCGGGCACGACGGCAAGCATCGGGCGCGGATGGGCTGG
It includes:
- a CDS encoding zinc finger domain-containing protein, which translates into the protein MDAEEVPQLIAQIALADSRVRREDKMERRAQIVMWAGILADTPYDFALQAVHEHYSQSQWPIAPGDIASRWQNVVRDRVNRDNGTFEPNDHPGLDPDDVIGYLAALRGQRQAVAQGVRPPNTVKAITAGAAADEVTARLRTLGTYVPRQVDDALDAYRPLKEARRAALIAGQPDAFSVECDWCQAPVGEPCRSRRVDPKGGATSNRRRSTPHPSRVDDATTAAREQQEQEASR
- a CDS encoding helix-turn-helix domain-containing protein; protein product: MKIRADIAALIRAGHTNASIAHRLGCDPSTVAEARRALRYPPAGALERLYAEAVPTGRVHAYRPERMPTSPDQAAANRARLLAALRTPA